A region of Solanum dulcamara chromosome 7, daSolDulc1.2, whole genome shotgun sequence DNA encodes the following proteins:
- the LOC129896672 gene encoding glucan endo-1,3-beta-D-glucosidase 1-like: MVLKKITMRVKTIVTTPFKKRSKHYILPPPQPHPEPPPPQISPPKSPEMSPPPPQQIRPLLQPFLFPKAKSTILPEPSPFFTHNLLSSPLPTNSFFQNFVLKNGDQPEYIHPYLIKSSNSSLTICYPPQFHNPSFIYQIFNADLTISMLNNPNPNAPHVISSFSDLSVTLDLPSSNLRFFLVRGCPFVTCNVIVDVALKISTIHAILECSWNATLTKYTIKLNNGQTWILYASSPINLSNDMNNITSSEFSGIIRIVLLPNPDYEPILDRFSSCYPKFGNADFSQPFCVEYKWDKTGWGDLLMVAHPLHLQLLSNRSVIILEDFKYSSIDGELVGIVGDSWLLKSDPISVTWHSIKGVKEESCSEIIDALSKDVADLNSTLISTLSSSSYFYGKSIARAARLALIAEEVCYVDVIPTIRKFLKDTIEPWLDGTFEANGFFYDSKWGGIVTKQGSMDSGADFGFGVYNDHHYHIGYFLYAIAVLVKIDPMWGRKYRPQAYSLMADFMNLSRRENSHYTRLRCFDLWKLHSWAGGLTEFADGRNQESTSEAVNAYYSAALMGLAYGDTHLVAIGSTLSAMEIHSAQTWWHVKEESNLYVEEYTKNNRVVGVLWSNKRDSGLWFAPPDWKECRLGIQVLPLLPITEVVFSDAQFVRELVQWTTPALARRGVGEGWKGFVYALEGMYDKTSALEKTRRLSSYDDGNSRTNLLWWIHTRGDEAEECDRGNNFCWFRHYSL, translated from the coding sequence ATGGTGTTGAAAAAGATAACCATGCGAGTCAAAACAATTGTCACGACACCTTTCAAGAAACGTTCCAAACACTATATATTACCTCCTCCTCAGCCACATCCTGAGCCACCACCTCCTCAAATTAGTCCACCAAAATCCCCTGAAATGtctccaccaccaccacaacAAATTAGGCCATTGTTACAACCTTTTCTGTTTCCAAAAGCAAAATCCACTATCCTTCCTGAGCCGTCTCCATTTTTCACTCATAATCTCTTATCAAGTCCATTGCCTACAAATTCTTTCTTTCAAAACTTTGTCTTGAAAAATGGTGATCAGCCTGAATACATTCATCCATATCTTATAAAATCGTCGAATTCATCTCTTACTATTTGTTACCCACCTCAGTTCCATAATCCTTCATTCATTTACCAGATATTCAATGCTGATCTCACTATTTCTATGTTGAATAATCCTAATCCAAATGCACCTCAtgttatttcatcatttagtgATCTTAGTGTTACGTTGGACCTTCCATCGAGTAATCTTAGGTTCTTTCTTGTAAGGGGATGTCCTTTTGTTACTTGTAATGTCATTGTTGATGTTGCACTTAAGATTTCTACAATTCATGCTATTCTTGAATGCTCTTGGAATGCTACTCTCACCAAATATACTATTAAACTGAACAATGGCCAAACATGGATTTTGTACGCGTCTTCACCCATCAATTTGAGCAATGATATGAATAATATCACTTCTAGTGAGTTTTCGGGTATAATAAGGATCGTTCTCTTGCCAAATCCTGACTATGAACCAATTCTTGATCGGTTCAGTTCTTGTTATCCTAAATTTGGCAATGCTGATTTCAGCCAGCCATTTTGCGTCGAGTACAAGTGGGACAAGACTGGATGGGGGGACTTGTTGATGGTTGCTCATCCCCTGCATCTACAACTGCTCTCGAATCGTTCAGTTATTATCTTGGAGGATTTTAAGTACAGTAGTATTGATGGTGAGCTTGTTGGCATTGTTGGAGACTCGTGGCTATTGAAGAGTGATCCGATTTCTGTTACATGGCATTCAATTAAAGGTGTAAAGGAGGAGTCTTGTTCTGAAATAATTGATGCTTTGAGTAAGGATGTCGCGGACCTGAACTCAACGTTAATctcaacattgtcatcatcatcTTACTTTTACGGGAAGTCAATTGCAAGAGCTGCAAGGCTAGCATTGATAGCTGAAGAGGTTTGTTACGTTGATGTTATCCCAACAATCCGCAAATTCTTGAAGGATACAATTGAACCTTGGTTAGATGGTACTTTCGAAGCAAAtggtttcttttatgattcaaaaTGGGGTGGAATTGTAACTAAACAAGGTTCAATGGATTCCGGTGCTGATTTTGGATTCGGAGTATATAATGATCACCATTACCACATTGGTTATTTCCTTTATGCTATTGCAGTGCTTGTCAAGATAGATCCAATGTGGGGAAGAAAGTATAGACCACAAGCTTATTCTCTTATGGCGGATTTTATGAACTTAAGCAGGCGAGAAAATTCACACTATACGCGGTTGAGGTGCTTTGATTTGTGGAAATTGCATTCTTGGGCAGGGGGATTAACTGAGTTTGCTGATGGAAGGAACCAAGAGAGCACGAGTGAAGCGGTGAACGCGTACTATTCAGCAGCTTTAATGGGATTAGCATATGGTGACACTCATCTTGTTGCCATTGGATCAACTCTTTCAGCAATGGAAATTCATTCAGCACAAACTTGGTGGCATGTTAAAGAGGAAAGCAACTTGTATGTAGAGGAATACACGAAAAATAACCGTGTGGTCGGAGTTTTATGGTCTAATAAAAGGGACAGTGGCCTTTGGTTTGCTCCACCTGATTGGAAAGAATGTAGACTTGGTATTCAGGTTTTACCTTTATTGCCTATTACTGAAGTTGTATTTTCTGATGCTCAGTTCGTGAGAGAGTTAGTCCAATGGACAACGCCAGCTCTAGCAAGACGAGGTGTTGGAGAAGGGTGGAAGGGTTTTGTGTATGCTTTAGAAGGGATGTATGATAAAACAAGTGCTTTGGAGAAAACAAGAAGATTATCTAGTTATGACGATGGAAACTCGCGTACAAATCTTCTGTGGTGGATTCATACTAGAGGTGATGAAGCAGAGGAATGTGACAGAGGAAACAATTTCTGCTGGTTTCGACATTACTCTCTTTGA